The Drosophila simulans strain w501 chromosome 3R, Prin_Dsim_3.1, whole genome shotgun sequence genome contains the following window.
GCGATAGAGTAGCTCCTCGGGCGTTAGTACCTTGCCATCCTCATCCAGTCGATACGTTTTGCAGAGCACAAGACGACTGTACACCGACTCAAAGTCCTTCTCCACCTCCCGGGTGGCAGCCTCCTCAATATACAGCCAGGGGTGAATTGGTCCACCCAGAAACGTGGGCCGTTTCATGCCGTGCTCCAGAAAGGCCTTGATGGCCGGCGCCAAGGTGCCACGCACCAGGTCCGTTACAGTTTCCGAAATGGCATCATCTCCGGCTGATGTGTACAACTTGCTCCGCTCGTCTAGCAGCTCCACGAACTTGGCTGGAAACCAGCCGCGCAGGCCGTTCAGTTCTCCCACCCAGCAGTGTTCGTCTTTTTGACTGATGATTGTAATGATGTCGTTCCGCCGAAATCCCAACTCATCATCGTCGTGCCGCTCAAAGTCGTGCAAGGCTTTAGCCCTACGCTTTCGCGTCCTTGCCACATTGATAAAGTTTTCGTGGTCCTTGGCATGCGACTCTGTGCTGTAGTTGGCCGTCAGCTGGATGTGACCGGCAAGCTTGGGTTCAATGGTTATGAAATGACGACCCACTTTAAGAATAGCCTCCCTTAAGTCTACCAGAATCTCCGTCTGGCGTATGTTCTTGTTCTTTAGCTGATCCCCTTCGTTGCCGTCGCCGCGGAAGAGAAAGGCTTCCAGGATGGATTTGCTTTTGCGCACCTGTCGTCGGGCTAGCTGTTGTTTGGGAAGATTAGGCGCAGCCTCGGGATTTCCTATCTGATGTCCCTGATCCGCCATGAGATAGGCCAGATGTCGACGACGATGGGTGTCGATTACCGTCTGGCTAAGTGATCCGCCCACCTCCAGGGCTTGGCGAAAGAGCACTTCGACGTCAGTGACCTCGCCGGGAATGTCGGACAGTGAATTGAAAATCTGTGCTGAGTTCTCGAGATGCTTTAGATCTTGCTCCTTCACCTTGAGCATGCCCAGAGTCAACTGGAACAGCACGATGGAGCCCTCGTAAAAGAACCAGTCCCAGATACGCACAAGAATCTTCATATGCACCACGTTGGCAAAAAGTGTGAGAAACCAATGCAGCGTGATTAAAGACAGCTCAATGTCGTGCTTACGCAAGGACTCGTCCACGCTGCTCAGGTAGTTGGCAATGAGCGTATGCATCACGCGTTGGTCTGCTTGAATTCCCAGAAGAGTTGAACTGTAGTAGGAAGCTGGCAGCAGATCCTCTACAATGGTTGCCATCATCCAGAAGGCGTTTTCCTCCTCCATGAAGAGCAGCAGACAGGCAACGATCACTCCGGTGCCCTGACAGTAGCCGATGTCAGGAAAAAGCCACGCGATGCCCCTCAGAATCCGGCGCAATCGGGGAATGCCTGTCCCATTCGGATTGCTAAAGCAGGCATTCGTTGGCAGGATGCGCAGAAGGTCCTTCTCGATCTGTTTCGAAGTCATCAGCTGGTCATTGCTAGAAGCTATCAAAATAAGTGTATATtaataatgtatttataagcTCCCTTGTCGCGTTCGATTCTACCTTTTACTATATCGTGATAGCTGGTCTCGCTCTTTTGCTTCTTGGCCAACGCTCCTGATAGACGCATCCACATCTGGGCACGCAACGTGTGCGGAATACCCTGCCGGACCATATTGCGCAACTTTTCTGTGCGTGGGAGCATCACATCCACATGCTCCCAGCTCAGCTCGGCAGCCTCCTTGTTGTGTGAGAATTCCAGGTGGGCGATCCACTGCAATCGCTGCTGCGCGTCCTCCACAAAGGGTATGCTCAGCAATTTGTTGGAGCTCTGCTCCGGaccgtcctcctcctccacccgGAAGCCAAATTCGTCAAAGCGGTACTCCGGCTGGTCGTTTGGGCCGGAAGCCAATTCCGCACCACCGCCCAGCTTGGCTAGGATTTCCTGGGGCCACATGGAGGCGGTAAGAGCGGAGAATGGCCCACCGGGATTTGGTCGCAGGCCATCGGCCACACTTAGTTCCTCCATCATGGGCGGCAGCTCACCCAGATCGTCTTCCGAGCCCAGGTTCTGCAGTTTGCGCTGTTGGCAGTGGAAcgataaatattaattaccatGATAAGCAATCTTTTCTGGTCAATTTAGACGCACCGTATGCTCTTCACGGCCCACGTAACCCTCATGGTCGCGGCCAAAGATGCTCCTGGCCATGTCCATGCTGGGGCTGGCTAGTTTCCAGTCGAGTCCTGGCCGCGCATTCAGTGAAAGTTTCTCTCAAGTGTCTCTTTGTGGCGtgtgaaaaacaaatattatttctcCATTGTTTCGTTTCCAATTAGCTACTGAATCTGATTTCACTATCAGCTGTTCGATAGTCGACTGTGGGTGGTATCGATTTTTAGCCAAGCCATAAAAACTGAGGTGTGGTGTAAAAGGGGTCAAAGGGCACTTAGCCCTTGACAAATGTtagtaaaaacattttttataactATTTGGAACCTTAAATACCTAAATATAAAAgaatgcattaaataaaaaaccatttaGTTTGGTTCAtcttaacatattttattctGCATATCCTTTAACTTTATCTCTACGCCCTTGACCAGGGCTGATGAAAGCACACCTGTTGAACAGACAGTTAAAGCTGTTTAATTAGATTATCAATTTGTTGTATGTAGGCTAACATTTAAacgtttattgcattttccttaacaaattaaaatattttaaattcgtCAACCGATTATTGATAACATAAAAAGAACAATCGATTCCCCCGCCCTCGCCTTATCAGCTGTTTGGCTGAGATTGTTGTGTGGCTTTCGCttgccaaatgaaaaacacacgaaatttacaaaaacaaTGCAGATAAAGCCCATAATAACATGTGAGTTGTATAAAATTATCACAATAAATACCACATTAAACGTTTACCTACAGACTCTGGCTCGTGCCCGCTGTTCCGATCGCTGGAGTCCCAGATCCTGAATGCGATTCCACTGGACACTTGCGAGTGGCGACGCACTTTCCAACGCCCCACGAAACATGTTCGCTTGGAGGCCCAGGCGCAGCAGTTCAATGTTGCGGCCTTGGAGAAGTACAAGCAGGGTGACTGGAGCATCTTGGAGCATCCCATACTGCACATCTTTGTCACCGAGTGCAATGTGAGTTAACTGATCCTGTAGGAATCTCTAAATCCACCTCCATTAACTATCTTTCAGGATGTGGACACCTATAAAGCAACGATCAGGGAGGCAATCGACATTTGGTTAAAAACATTAACCAGTTATGGCGTCTCGGATTGGATGATTCTGTTGGTCGAAACATTGGACATGCGGAAGACAAAGAACTTCATGCCACGCACTACTGTGCTGGATAAGATACGGTTGGATTTTGGCACCAAGAACGACGACCGCTGCATCTCAGTTCTGAACCCGGCAAAGTTTGAACAGAAATCCACGGAGTCCTTTCGCTGCTTAGTGCAGCGTATCCGCTTTCTAATGCTCACCAGCTATAATCGGAACATAGTTAAGTACGAGGAATTAATACGGAGCAAGCGCGAAAAGCGAAACATTGAAGGCTGGGACTTCCGACAGTACTTCTTCATGCAGGAAGACCTGGCGttgattttcgaaaagttGGAATTGCCCACCGAGGCGTTGATACAATACGATGAGCTAGACGCCATGTTCTCGCAGTTCATAACTCACACTGGTCTCAACGAGAAGCAGCAGTGGTTGAACCATTTTCGCAAGCCCCTGGACGCTTTTCATGGTATATGTCTGACCCGAGCGGACAAGTTCGAAATGAGGAACAAGATCCGCGATGAAGGCGTCTCCCTATTAGAATTCCGCAACTATCTTTTCGAACGGCAAGCCTATTTGCTGCTTACGTGCAATGACATTCCGGAAATCGCGAAGAGGCTTCtgaactttttgttttccacgcTGCGCGAGGTGGAGTTCATAAAGCTGGAGTGTCAGGAGGGCGCTCTTTGCTGCTGGGAGTTCGTTTGTGCTCTGGAAGTCCTGCAGCTGTGCGAACAGGCCATGGAACCCAACGAGCTAACCTGTTTCCAGCACTGTGCTCCCATCTGGAACTTGGCCAAGGATAAGCTCTACGAGCTCGGCAAACTGTGTGGCCTCTTGCCCGGCTGCACGCCAACTTCGGAGCAGTTGCACATAGTGGTGCAGCTATCGTCGGGAATTGGAGATGCGCCGTCCGAGCAGCATCAGTTTCTCCAGGCGACACCTCAGCTACGAGAACGGTCTCCCAATCGTAAGCCCAAAAAATCGGGGGCTGAGCAGCTAAAGGAAGCCCTGGGCTCGAACCAAGCCTTCCAAAAGCTCTACCTGGAGCTGGCAGAGCTGGCCATCAGTACGTACAAGCATGTGACACGCTTGCGATCGGCCCGTTTGGTTGGTCTGGACCTGGGAAACTTCTACTGCGCTCTAAATGAGCCGCATAAAGCTGTTGGCTTCTTTACGGATCTTCTCAGGGAGCTGAAGGCAGAGAACTGGCACATGCTGAGCTCGCAGACGCTGCTTGAACTAGCTAACTGCTACCGCAAGATGGGCGACTCGTTGGCCTACACCAAGACATGTAGCTCCATCTCGTGTTGCGCCGAACTAGAGACATTGGTGCGAACCTTTTACTTCGACGAGTTTCTCAAGTCACTGAAAACACTTAAGACGACGCTTTCGGCACAGCCGTCGATAGAGAATGCCAACTATTGTGTACTGGAGGATCACTTTCGCATTCTGGACATCGAGGTTGTTAACCAGAAACCTATTATACAGGATGATTACATTCTAGTGCAGCTAAAAGTAGAGAGTCTCTATCCGCGAGGAGTCGTAGCTGAAAATGTTAAGCTTTGTTACGAATTGGAAGCTTCGTCTCTGGAGCTGGCCATGGAGAATGTCAGCCTAACTGCCTCCCCGTCGACCGTAAAGGCCAAGGACACCTCATCACGATTGAAAGTTTCGCTTCAGCTAGTCTACAAACAGGACAATCGCCTGCACTCTGCCGCTGTGGCCTGCGACTTGCCAAAAAGCAAGCAACCCGTGCGACGCACAAGCAGCACCAAGCGCAAACTTTCGCCAAGTGTCCAGGCGGACTTCACCAACTTTGTTCAAGCGGAGAATATTGCCCTTCAGCCGGGCGTAAACGTAATTGAGATGAAGGCAAAGGCCACTCGAGTGGGCTGCTGGCAATTCAAACAGGTGGGTGATCACTTTGCATCAGTTTTCTTGGCCTATCTTCAATCGATTTTGTGTTTCAGCTATGTATCAGCATGTCCAGCCTGGAGTTCTTGTCGGAACAGTTGCCATTTACACCTGCCACCTTTGAGATTAGCACCAAGCCGGCAAGTGCCTCGCTGGAGTTCAAGACTCTGATAGCTGGCATTGTGCAGCCGATCAGCCTAAATGTTTCCGGTGGCAGTTTCATCTTTCCGCCCGATGCAAAAATCACACTGCGCTGCTCCAAGAATCTTCGCATTCGCCAGGCGCGAAATACGGAGGATGAAGCAGCGTATAATGATGACCAATCCTTTGAAAGCACGCTACAAGTGCCATTAGTGCAATTCAAGTCGTTCGAGGAACGTAGAATCCCACTGGAGGTTCTCACTGATATGCCGGGCCGAAAGGTGTCTAAACACCATGAGCATCACATTGCCCTCAATTGTCCATGGTCTCGAACTGAGCTCCCGATCGCCGTTGATTTTCAACCAGCCATGGAGGCCACTTGCCGGCTTCATACGTGTGGCACTCAGAAGTTCCTACAGGTGATCATGAAGGGCATGGACGCGCATCTCCTTTTGCAGCACGCTCAGGTCAAGTGCGATGTGCCCGGTGTGCAATTGTTGGATCTTAATCCCGAGTCCCAGCAGCCCATTGTAACTAaattgcaatgcaatttaataTGTAAAGTCGCTGATCTCCTATGCTTGTCTTCTAGGAAATCTACAAATCCCTGACTGTTACCTATCTGTATGAGATTCAAGTTGAGCCCCTCAAAACGGAGCACGAGCTGCCCGTcgtcaaagtgcattttgtaaTCAAATACGCATCGCTGTCGCAGCCTGATGTGTGGAGAACGTATGGCTGTGCTTTTGATCTTGTGGACTACACAACGCTATTTAAGCTGCAAGCGCAGCTGGAACCCAATGAGCTGTGCCGTCTGCGCACCGTGTGCAACATGAACTTGAAGATCACCAAGGTGCATGAGAATCCCTACACGGATCTCATGTACGAGGTGCTTAACGATCAGAATCTGTGGGCCGTTTGCGGTCGCTCAGCGGGTAAGTTGGATTCTCTTTACtactctctctttttttgcttatgatttaatttaatttaattaatctgTTTCTCTACACACGATtcacttttgcattttaagaTATGGGTAAGTTCCTTGGAATAGGACACACGTAGCACTTACTAGATTTGCCCCTGCTTTTGATTGGAAACATTTAAcactgaaaaagaaaattagctAACTTTTTGAACCAACAGTCTGTACTCGTTGACTAACGATTTATAACTTAACCTTTTAGGTGTCGTATCCATGAAGGACGTCGACAGTCATTCCATATCGCTGGATGTGATGCCGCTGAGCACCGGCTTTCTGCCAATGCCCAGCATTCGATTGTCCAAATACACAGCCGGTGGCAAAAGTAAGACCGATGGCCACTCCAAGGTGCATCCCTTTCCGCCCGGTCAAGTCTACAACTCCACGAAGAGCATGCAGATCCATGTCATCGCAAGTGTGGCGGGGGATCAATAAgaagccaaattgaaaacgaattAATTGCAATGTACTCATAGCACATATGGCCCATGGCCaagtattattaattatttatcgCCCTACTATAAAGTagtaaaaattgaaaatcaaatcgaGTTACGATTTTTGTGCACTCAGATCCGCGGCCAATTTGGCCAGTTGCTGCTCCTCGACGCGGTAGTAGTGCCAGCCCTCTTTATCCGTCAAATCCACGGCACCAAGACTTTCGTAGAACTTGCGTGCAGGATTCCATTCAAGTACATTGAACTCCAGGCGAGGGCACTGAAGCTCTACTGCCCGCGCTGCAACCTCCAAGAAGATTCGCTTTCCGGCGCCGCGTTTTCGGTGCTCGGGGCGCACATATATGTCCTCGATGAAGAAGTACCGTCCCTGCCACGTTGAGTATGCCTTGTAGCAAATGGAGTACCCAATCGCCTGACTGGAATAGGAAAATAAAGCTGCAGGTTATTTAGCCCATGCCAAGAACTACAGTATTTACTCAGTCTCGTTGTCTACAAGCACATAGACTTCACAATACTCCTGGCCACCAGTGAGACCTGCATCGCGTTTAAGATCTGtcatatatacaaatgtataagttattattttattattatggtaTAGGTTTCGCCATCAATTACCTTCCTCTGTTAGCTGGGGACCATTGCTCATCTTCTCAAAATCGGCCAGTTCCTGCAGATCAATTCAAAAGTATCTCAAATTAGTGTTAAAATATGAATCCTATAAAAATCAACCTGAATCATGGAGAGCACATCTTTAATATCTTCAGTTAGAGCACGCCGGAATGTAAACTCTCCGGATTTTGACATAGTGGGGAATCTTTATAAAGTGTGTTGTGCTGATTATGGTAAAACGAGCTTATCTTTTGTCGAAACACATTTAATCTATAGAGATGAGCCGAACTATCGTGAGTAAAAGTAGATCACAATTTAAAAAGAACTCAATATCGATTGGGAAAAAATTCATTTGCCTTCAATAagtaaaaaatagaataaaacaAGAATGAAGTTCAATAGTATTAGGTTCTTGTGTATTAGCGATTAACATTTGAAATGGTCTTATTTCAATGCAATAATAGCCATAAAAATTAGTTATTGAAACCTCTTCTTCACTCTTAggaattattttttgaattgCTCGGTGGCCGCCAACAGCATTTAAGGTGTGACCAGGTGCACTTGAAGTGCATCGGTTTATTTAGCGTAACAAACGGCAGCCATactgcatttatttaattgttttattttgtttctgaCTTGACCGATTGCATCGCGAAATGGATGTGGACAAGATCTGTCTGACCTGCCTGAGTTCCACGGGACCCCTCCTGTCCATCTACGACGGCGGATCCGGCAGCTGCCTGGCGGACATGATTCGGGAGTTCACAAAAACCAAGGTGAGTTGCCTACGCCGAGTAATCCTGATTTCAATGTTAATCTCGGTTTAATTTGCGTTTTCAAGCCCCGACGCAATGATAATCTGCCCGAGAAGGTGTGCCTGAGCTGTTTGAGTGAAATCTCCAATTGCTACACATTCAAAATCAAGTGCGAGAACTCCAGTCGCACCCTGCGCCAATTGCTGCCGAATGCGTTGCCGGAGGAGCCCGATAACAAGGTGTCTATCAGTTGTCCAGTGGCCACAACGGACCAGGCTGTGCAGACCACTAGTTGGGAGCCGGACAGATGCACAGCCTCGGTGCAAACGGACGCAGTGACTACCACAGACGCCGAGCAGAATACCAGCCTGATTAAGTCGACAATTTCAGTGGACCTGGACTACGAAGGCGAGGGCGAGGTCTTCGACTACGAGCTGCCGGATGAGCCCGTCGAAAAGACCACAAGCCTCATCCTGCAGGTCCAGGGAAACTTAAAGGACGAAAAAGAAGTGGTGTTTACCCAAACCAATGTTATTTACGAAGGCGACGACCACGAGCTGGAACAGCAGATCAGGGAATGTAACCTGGCCATCTTCGAAGGTGTCGACAACGAGGCGGAGATCATCACAGTAACCGCTCCGCAGGTAACCACCAGAAAGAG
Protein-coding sequences here:
- the LOC6728014 gene encoding small G protein signaling modulator 3 homolog is translated as MDMARSIFGRDHEGYVGREEHTRKLQNLGSEDDLGELPPMMEELSVADGLRPNPGGPFSALTASMWPQEILAKLGGGAELASGPNDQPEYRFDEFGFRVEEEDGPEQSSNKLLSIPFVEDAQQRLQWIAHLEFSHNKEAAELSWEHVDVMLPRTEKLRNMVRQGIPHTLRAQMWMRLSGALAKKQKSETSYHDIVKASSNDQLMTSKQIEKDLLRILPTNACFSNPNGTGIPRLRRILRGIAWLFPDIGYCQGTGVIVACLLLFMEEENAFWMMATIVEDLLPASYYSSTLLGIQADQRVMHTLIANYLSSVDESLRKHDIELSLITLHWFLTLFANVVHMKILVRIWDWFFYEGSIVLFQLTLGMLKVKEQDLKHLENSAQIFNSLSDIPGEVTDVEVLFRQALEVGGSLSQTVIDTHRRRHLAYLMADQGHQIGNPEAAPNLPKQQLARRQVRKSKSILEAFLFRGDGNEGDQLKNKNIRQTEILVDLREAILKVGRHFITIEPKLAGHIQLTANYSTESHAKDHENFINVARTRKRRAKALHDFERHDDDELGFRRNDIITIISQKDEHCWVGELNGLRGWFPAKFVELLDERSKLYTSAGDDAISETVTDLVRGTLAPAIKAFLEHGMKRPTFLGGPIHPWLYIEEAATREVEKDFESVYSRLVLCKTYRLDEDGKVLTPEELLYRCVQAINQTHDDAHAQMDVKLRSLICLGLNEQVLHLWLEVLCACQEVVQKWYHSWSFIDSPGWVQIKCELRILSQFAFNLNPDWELPPKRGKESQPLKDGVRDMLVKHHLFSWDL
- the LOC6728015 gene encoding trafficking protein particle complex subunit 10 isoform X1, producing the protein MQIKPIITYSGSCPLFRSLESQILNAIPLDTCEWRRTFQRPTKHVRLEAQAQQFNVAALEKYKQGDWSILEHPILHIFVTECNDVDTYKATIREAIDIWLKTLTSYGVSDWMILLVETLDMRKTKNFMPRTTVLDKIRLDFGTKNDDRCISVLNPAKFEQKSTESFRCLVQRIRFLMLTSYNRNIVKYEELIRSKREKRNIEGWDFRQYFFMQEDLALIFEKLELPTEALIQYDELDAMFSQFITHTGLNEKQQWLNHFRKPLDAFHGICLTRADKFEMRNKIRDEGVSLLEFRNYLFERQAYLLLTCNDIPEIAKRLLNFLFSTLREVEFIKLECQEGALCCWEFVCALEVLQLCEQAMEPNELTCFQHCAPIWNLAKDKLYELGKLCGLLPGCTPTSEQLHIVVQLSSGIGDAPSEQHQFLQATPQLRERSPNRKPKKSGAEQLKEALGSNQAFQKLYLELAELAISTYKHVTRLRSARLVGLDLGNFYCALNEPHKAVGFFTDLLRELKAENWHMLSSQTLLELANCYRKMGDSLAYTKTCSSISCCAELETLVRTFYFDEFLKSLKTLKTTLSAQPSIENANYCVLEDHFRILDIEVVNQKPIIQDDYILVQLKVESLYPRGVVAENVKLCYELEASSLELAMENVSLTASPSTVKAKDTSSRLKVSLQLVYKQDNRLHSAAVACDLPKSKQPVRRTSSTKRKLSPSVQADFTNFVQAENIALQPGVNVIEMKAKATRVGCWQFKQLCISMSSLEFLSEQLPFTPATFEISTKPASASLEFKTLIAGIVQPISLNVSGGSFIFPPDAKITLRCSKNLRIRQARNTEDEAAYNDDQSFESTLQVPLVQFKSFEERRIPLEVLTDMPGRKVSKHHEHHIALNCPWSRTELPIAVDFQPAMEATCRLHTCGTQKFLQVIMKGMDAHLLLQHAQVKCDVPGVQLLDLNPESQQPIEIYKSLTVTYLYEIQVEPLKTEHELPVVKVHFVIKYASLSQPDVWRTYGCAFDLVDYTTLFKLQAQLEPNELCRLRTVCNMNLKITKVHENPYTDLMYEVLNDQNLWAVCGRSADMGVVSMKDVDSHSISLDVMPLSTGFLPMPSIRLSKYTAGGKSKTDGHSKVHPFPPGQVYNSTKSMQIHVIASVAGDQ
- the LOC6728015 gene encoding trafficking protein particle complex subunit 10 isoform X2, with the protein product MQIKPIITYSGSCPLFRSLESQILNAIPLDTCEWRRTFQRPTKHVRLEAQAQQFNVAALEKYKQGDWSILEHPILHIFVTECNDVDTYKATIREAIDIWLKTLTSYGVSDWMILLVETLDMRKTKNFMPRTTVLDKIRLDFGTKNDDRCISVLNPAKFEQKSTESFRCLVQRIRFLMLTSYNRNIVKYEELIRSKREKRNIEGWDFRQYFFMQEDLALIFEKLELPTEALIQYDELDAMFSQFITHTGLNEKQQWLNHFRKPLDAFHGICLTRADKFEMRNKIRDEGVSLLEFRNYLFERQAYLLLTCNDIPEIAKRLLNFLFSTLREVEFIKLECQEGALCCWEFVCALEVLQLCEQAMEPNELTCFQHCAPIWNLAKDKLYELGKLCGLLPGCTPTSEQLHIVVQLSSGIGDAPSEQHQFLQATPQLRERSPNRKPKKSGAEQLKEALGSNQAFQKLYLELAELAISTYKHVTRLRSARLVGLDLGNFYCALNEPHKAVGFFTDLLRELKAENWHMLSSQTLLELANCYRKMGDSLAYTKTCSSISCCAELETLVRTFYFDEFLKSLKTLKTTLSAQPSIENANYCVLEDHFRILDIEVVNQKPIIQDDYILVQLKVESLYPRGVVAENVKLCYELEASSLELAMENVSLTASPSTVKAKDTSSRLKVSLQLVYKQDNRLHSAAVACDLPKSKQPVRRTSSTKRKLSPSVQADFTNFVQAENIALQPGVNVIEMKAKATRVGCWQFKQLCISMSSLEFLSEQLPFTPATFEISTKPASASLEFKTLIAGIVQPISLNVSGGSFIFPPDAKITLRCSKNLRIRQARNTEDEAAYNDDQSFESTLQVPLVQFKSFEERRIPLEVLTDMPGRKVSKHHEHHIALNCPWSRTELPIAVDFQPAMEATCRLHTCGTQKFLQVIMKGMDAHLLLQHAQVKCDVPGVQLLDLNPESQQPIEIYKSLTVTYLYEIQVEPLKTEHELPVVKVHFVIKYASLSQPDVWRTYGCAFDLVDYTTLFKLQAQLEPNELCRLRTVCNMNLKITKVHENPYTDLMYEVLNDQNLWAVCGRSAGVVSMKDVDSHSISLDVMPLSTGFLPMPSIRLSKYTAGGKSKTDGHSKVHPFPPGQVYNSTKSMQIHVIASVAGDQ
- the LOC6728016 gene encoding thialysine N-epsilon-acetyltransferase, with amino-acid sequence MSKSGEFTFRRALTEDIKDVLSMIQELADFEKMSNGPQLTEEDLKRDAGLTGGQEYCEVYVLVDNETDQAIGYSICYKAYSTWQGRYFFIEDIYVRPEHRKRGAGKRIFLEVAARAVELQCPRLEFNVLEWNPARKFYESLGAVDLTDKEGWHYYRVEEQQLAKLAADLSAQKS